Genomic window (Zymoseptoria tritici IPO323 chromosome 1, whole genome shotgun sequence):
TTGCTCTCAACGGacttgctcttcttcacctcctcctcggccttcTGCTGGCGTCTGCGGCCAAGGGCGGCGCCGTAGTGGGCCTCGTACCACTGTCGGAATGGGGCGGCATCGACCTGGACGACGGCGGACTTGGTGAGGGTGTTGGTGCGGACCAACTCGTTGTTCGAAGGGTGGAAAGCGACGGCGATGACACGGACTTTGCGGGCGATGCCCTCGCTGCCCCAGGAGAAGTTGCCGGAATCGAGACGGAGTGCGCGGAACTTGCGGTTGCCACCGCGGGTGCGGACGAGATGGACTCGCTTGGCTCCGATACGGGTGTTGGCCGGTTGGCGACCCTTCTCGAAAGCTCTGTCTTTACATCAATATGATGTGCCAACGGGAGACGATCGGTTTATGCATACCTCTTCTTGCGGTAGTATGCGCGCTTAGCACCGGAGGCGCTGCGCTTGTGACGGGAGTCACGAGAGATACTGTGAGGAGGTCAGCGACTGACGGTGGTATCGATCGTGGAAGTGTTGGCAAGATCTGTACCCCATGATTGCGGTTGGCGAAGAGTTCTGTGAAAAGATCTATTAGTCTTGCGCCGAAAGTCGTAGAGGCTGGAGCAGCAGAGATTCTGTCTGTGTGTCCAGTATTCGGAGGGTTGGAACGTACGAATTGACTGTCGCTTCACCTGGGCAATGTGTTGTGCTGCTTCGAGCGTTGTCGTCGTTCAAGTTCAAAGTCGGCGCCAAATTCGACTCGTGGAGGAGCCAAGACATTT
Coding sequences:
- a CDS encoding 40S ribosomal protein S8, which encodes MGISRDSRHKRSASGAKRAYYRKKRAFEKGRQPANTRIGAKRVHLVRTRGGNRKFRALRLDSGNFSWGSEGIARKVRVIAVAFHPSNNELVRTNTLTKSAVVQVDAAPFRQWYEAHYGAALGRRRQQKAEEEVKKSKSVESKQKERHTAQGKVESALERQFEAGRLYAVVASRPGQSGRVDGYILEGEELAFYQRAIRK